atgtattttttatttgtcagtCCCCAACTTTTGgagcattaaaataacttcaattttcaacttaaCTTACTTATCTGATAAGTCAGTACTTTGGGGGTTGAAAGTAAATAAatccaagtattttttttttaaaaaaaaaatttttaagcaaaatcagtttttaaaaaattgattttcttattttatttaatgcataacttaaaaacaaataatcataaatactcaaaattttgataaaatgtttgtatttacatggtgtatattatgtatataataaccaGGGCTAggatttgtatacaataaaaaattgtaaaatatgcgttttaactatcaaaatatacaacaatttgcattttaattttttaaagatacacACTAAGATATAGgtagttacaaaaaaatatatatatttattgaaatacataaGTGATTAGCAGATTGTCtgcaatataatacgtataattgacattaaaaattaaaaattatttatttatttttcgcgtgcattaattattattttagtaataaaatttataatattaatttaaaagtagaaatatgtgttttatatgCTAGCTACgaccacatatttttttaaattttcgaatataaattatcggcgtacttatacatagtatatacaatttatataacaagGTAATCgtcaaatttacttattaggtatattaaaattaacatacctTATAGAATTTTTCgttaaaacatttcataatagttatttacatGGCACATTACTTATAGAAGGAACCATGTAGGTACACAGTTCAAAGATGAATTTAATAGATtcccaaatatatatatatatatatatgtgtgtattcattttatttagaccatttttcaaactttgatttataattttttagaaaaaattaaaccatatattttattaatcaatttaaatattttcgcgATGATAAGAATTACaacggaaataaaaataaaaactaaagataaaacatctaataaataatattgataccattttagatttaatgcATGAGATTTCAAGTGTCGTGCACCTTTGTGACGGAGAATATATTCAGTCCAGTAAACAACAGATTCTGCTTGCGACATCGGTCgatcattgaatatttttgaagctGTTTCAGCATTTTTcgtatatctattaaaaatattgagtcaataattaggtacctatttttacataatatttataatttaaaaactatttacttttcattattgaagagttctaaaatatttcttaataaactATCCCTTGTTATAGACATGAGGTCCATAGAAATAGCCATTCCCACATTGactaaattatctatatttctatGCTGATCACCAAACAAGGGAAATCCAAGAACTGGGACTCCAGCGTCCACGGTTTCGTATACCCCAGATATACCTCCATGACTAATGAAAAGTTTCACGTTTGGGtgcactttaaaataaaaataaaagtgcaatttaaattgatatattaatagttttatttgacaatatattacaaagtATATCACGCTGGGGTAGCcattttttaatcatcataTTTTTCGGTATTTTTTCTAGTTCATTTTCATACTTCCATAACACTCTTTGAGGAATTTCCGCGAACGCttctattaatactttttttatatgttccGGTATCGATGACATTTTTATGGTCGAGCCaaaagtgaaataaataactcCATGTGGTGACTGTTCAATAAACTCTAAAATAtcctaaaattatgaattattgtacaatcaatatttgatacaattaatgttagttatatattattttaatacactttATTTGAACATGATTATTGctaaatttattgttctatGTCCTATGTATTAAAACTGCATTGAGTACATACTTTCGGTAACTTCTTAGGTTCCTTCAAATGAATTCCACCCACGTTGATAACGTTTGTCGGTATAGGACTTGGCGCATCAGttataaaatgtctatttACAAATACCAAAGATGGCGAGATAGGTTCGATCAAATCGTAGTGTTTTGGGTCAGTGTATTTCAGAAACAGTTCTTTATActcttttacaattttaaagcggattagtaaaaaaatatgagctAATCTCTGAATGAAAGTTTTAGAAACGGAATGCAAAGAAAACATTTCTGTGACTGTTGATGGATTTGAGACATGACCAGTGATTGTGCGATCCATAAGGGCATTTGCCGGCAATGGTGTGACATAAATTAAAGGCAAGTTTAGCACAGTTGCAATATATGACACGCAATCTGACGCAAAGAATTCAATAATGAGCAAGTCAAAATCTGTACGTTTGCTATTCAATATTTCtttcattttactatttttatacacttgaTCACACTGCATTCTACTCATTGCCACAAAATTACCTATCTTTGTAATCATACTAATCTTCATTTGGTTTAGATCCATGTCCATAAATCGCATAGCTCCTCCTAAAGTTGTGTCCACTTCGGTATAGTTTTCGCGATTGCCGTCGGTAAACGGTGTAAAAACAGTGACGTTATGCCTGTTGTTTACTAACGCTTGTAGTATACCTTTCATGAAATTCCAGTGACTTTTACCTCCAACTGTTTCCACGGCCAGTATTCTTGCACTTGACGATGGTTGTATGCATGAACCAAAAAGAACCCAAATcactattgaaattataactttgcccattttattatatgttttgattttaaatttatatccttAACAAAATCgagttacgaaaaaaaattgcgtgcgtattatagtagtacttataatattcgacgattgcaataaaatatttttacatcgtAGTTTTTCTAGTAATGATTATGTGAAGACGTAgtttttaaactgttaaatttttgatataagaATTGATCACATGAGTCCAATGAGTCCATTTGTTAAAGtacttataatcattattcacaCAAAcactttaaactttatatgtatagttttcTATAGCTAAGAAcgaaatctataatttatttaaacgcaCTTGtactgtataaatgtataatagtaattattttagttatagatTATGATAGAGTACTTTCGAttagtacatttaaattaaaataattcaattttctccaagcttatatattttattaaaataaatataatataatatattatattatataggtatatattatatatatatatgagtatatgactatataataatatatatattatatatatagtatatactaatatttcttattttttttatataatttccattcaaaataaaacaaaattttcttaaaaagaattatatttttatcgttgtaatttattaaatattttgtggagtatttcaataaatcaaaatcaaaattctgaTGAGTAGTTTAGGTAAACAGAGTAATAGACCAATATTACAAGTTAGCTCCTGCCTTTAAGTGccttaatacttttattaaaaatatccatcTTCCATTCAACTATgactttgaaaaataactgttttcataattttagattttataaatcataagttgactaattgttataaataatacctatatctttgggtaattaatatttatcatttacaaaaaaatattttaccatctaaaattaaaatacttacaatgAAAGTTAATAAAACTGAACATTATTAAGTTGCTAAAGACATCcccagtaataatttaataatttaatatgtaggtaatcaCTGATCACTAataaatgagtataataaatgatagttCTATAGAATATTGATCAATACCGATAACTGTATGAAAAAGTAGGAATTATCTGGATTAGTTTCATTCCTACACTTAATTTCAGCACTCACTGCTCACTAATTGGAtgtcataatatgtaaatgagaaaaaaaaataaagtacttatttattaagataagCAGATGTCATGAATTCATGTGGttctaatataaaagaaaaatataagaattgtGCTTATCTATAGTTTTGATAGAAGTAGATAGGTATTGGTACCAAcactattatatagattaaatacagtatttattgtaagaaaattaattaaccattattagttattattgaattatatcaaataatagctaaatataaaacgaaatttgagaaaaaatttatctacctattataaacaaaacaaatatcgtgatttgaatacaaaacattttatcgcGGAAGTTTTTGCCAATAATaagactaaattattttaaacaattaatagtaGTATACAGAAAGTTTATTAcatcaattcaaaataaatttaatattttcatccaTTTCGACCAATGTAAGTACatcgttaaatatatttcttgaaaaattaaatataaaaccaatatttataGCAACAAAAACAATTCGTAGAATAAAAAGTTGACACATGTTCATTAAGCATGtacaaattatgtttgaataaattataaatccaaTCATAATATCTACTAAATTACGAAAAGGCGTGAAGCcgtgaacattttaatgtttgttactttaaacaatcaatattaatatattatactaaagaaAATGAAACAATGAACTCAATATGCTACTCAGtggtaaaaaatacaatattattgaaatgacGTCTGTTTTCAAAACATCACTTGAGCCTATTTTAACTTTAGGCAAGATTTTTGGTTTGATTAACATTTCTTATACATTAGAACCCGCTGGATTATTAATTTGGAATATACactcaacatattattactcaCTTCTTGAATATACACGGATGATTgtcttgttattatttacatatttggtTTATATcgatgagttatattat
The DNA window shown above is from Aphis gossypii isolate Hap1 chromosome 2, ASM2018417v2, whole genome shotgun sequence and carries:
- the LOC114129598 gene encoding UDP-glucosyltransferase 2, whose product is MGKVIISIVIWVLFGSCIQPSSSARILAVETVGGKSHWNFMKGILQALVNNRHNVTVFTPFTDGNRENYTEVDTTLGGAMRFMDMDLNQMKISMITKIGNFVAMSRMQCDQVYKNSKMKEILNSKRTDFDLLIIEFFASDCVSYIATVLNLPLIYVTPLPANALMDRTITGHVSNPSTVTEMFSLHSVSKTFIQRLAHIFLLIRFKIVKEYKELFLKYTDPKHYDLIEPISPSLVFVNRHFITDAPSPIPTNVINVGGIHLKEPKKLPKDILEFIEQSPHGVIYFTFGSTIKMSSIPEHIKKVLIEAFAEIPQRVLWKYENELEKIPKNMMIKKWLPQRDILLHPNVKLFISHGGISGVYETVDAGVPVLGFPLFGDQHRNIDNLVNVGMAISMDLMSITRDSLLRNILELFNNEKYTKNAETASKIFNDRPMSQAESVVYWTEYILRHKGARHLKSHALNLKWYQYYLLDVLSLVFIFISVVILIIAKIFKLINKIYGLIFSKKL